Proteins from one Porites lutea chromosome 3, jaPorLute2.1, whole genome shotgun sequence genomic window:
- the LOC140930398 gene encoding uncharacterized protein translates to METTPCSSKTTSRCNLIKLSRRNLPYFLGHLVLVILVSLPTVFFIVFYSQRHPVHFSSNGTTSNSTNSKTTINLLPTAKNDTRSDEGQSLECNSPLIPDQETGQCRPPCDWSTQSPLTQKINYITIIVGLWAALIASVITAITWASIKNLRKFPHVLRFYIMICCIVLANVKMIPIHKRPETTFCLNEKFWYPEGQSSSWAVIQGALTHYFCLAHSFWSMCFVANTYAVVVHHNRAVFKHPIKIHLMQSVLGWLVPAVVVASCLYFCQPGYKFYFMDLMSAGPASTEMAYFAISLPLTVTLGVSLCLLWSIVWHIRKARLDSTKRVIRAREERDSMRRVERQFLSMAFLILFVVGLVLALDAVAMNRARDFIHQAIDYFDCLQISKDCKSPTYNTIVPLVMVVAPSFVCIAFFFLLFMNKDCRQIWINCFKKCKKIFELCKPAPGRIRADTYRSRCSSTLTVISDRRISEHFTADHVLKLTHPYLFPGSVTTVNAERPRSSTLSLLLTSHTGVCSNEKIQETTSQDDVDKRSRCNSVPLFVANENVEDAEKINLNLSSLNSPSRDLSELGSKSSIISDTNSNTNIEREGFIHDIQAYSSKALCTGKNDDSWL, encoded by the exons ATGGAAACTACCCCATGTTCATCGAAGACGACATCGCGATGTAATTTAATCAAGCTTTCTCGGCGGAACCTGCCTTACTTCCTCGGTCACTTAGTTCTTGTAATACTCGTATCGTTACCAACAGTATTCTTCATCGTGTTCTATAGCCAGCGTCATCCAGTCCACTTCAGCTCAAATGG AACTACCTCAAATTCAACAAATAGTAAAACAACGATCAACTTGCTGCCCACGGCGAAAAACGACACTCGCAGTGATGAAG GACAATCGCTGGAATGTAACTCGCCTCTAATCCCTGATCAAGAAACAGGCCAGTGTCGACCGCCGTGTGACTGGAGCACACAGTCGCCTCTGACTCagaaaataaattatataaCTATCATTGTCGGCTTGTGGGCAGCACTCATCGCTTCAGTCATCACTGCCATCACATGGGCCAGCATTAAAAACCT GCGCAAGTTTCCTCACGTTCTCCGTTTTTACATTATGATTTGCTGTATTGTACTTG CAAATGTCAAGATGATTCCCATTCATAAGCGTCCGGAAACAACTTTCTGTCTGAATGAAAAGTTTTGGTACCCGGAAGGACAATCTTCATCGTGGGCTGTGATTCAAG gTGCTTTGACACATTATTTTTGCTTGGCTCATTCCTTCTGGTCCATGTGCTTCGTGGCCAACACCTACGCAGTGGTTGTTCACCATAACAGAGCCGTCTTTAAacatccaatcaaaatccaCCTCATGCAGTCTGTGTTGGGTTGGTTGGTGCCAGCGGTCGTTGTAGCCAGTTGTCTATACTTCTGCCAGCCTGGATACAAGTTTTACTTCATGGACCTGATGTCTGCGGGACCCGCCAGCACTGAGATGGCTTACTTTGCTATCTCGTTGCCATTGACTGTCACACTTGGTGTGTCCCTTTGCCTGCTGTGGTCTATTGTGTGGCACATTAGAAAG GCACGTTTAGATTCAACTAAACGCGTGATCCGTGCGAGAGAAGAGCGAGACTCCATGCGTCGAGTGGAGCGGCAGTTCCTGAGCATGGCGTTCTTGATATTGTTCGTCGTTGGGTTGGTCCTCGCATTAGATGCTGTTGCGATGAACCGCGCTCGGGACTTCATACACCAGGCTATAGACTATTTTGACTGTCTTCAG ATCTCAAAGGACTGCAAGTCACCTACTTACAACACCATAGTTCCTTTAGTGATGGTCGTAGCACCCAGCTTTGTGTGCATcgccttcttcttcttgttattCATGAATAAAGATTGCCGTCAGATATGGATAAACTGCTTCAAGAAGTGTAAAAAGATCTTCGAACTATGTAAGCCGGCCCCGGGAAGAATACGCGCCGATACTTATCGCTCAAGATGTTCTTCGACTCTCACGGTGATCTCGGATCGCAGGATATCGGAACATTTCACTGCTGATCATGTTTTAAAACTAACACATCCTTATCTCTTTCCTGGTAgcgtgacaacagtgaatgcGGAGCGACCCAGATCTTCCACGTTAAGCTTACTTCTCACGAGTCATACGGGAGTATGCTCAAATGAAAAGATTCAAGAAACAACCTCTCAGGATGACGTAGACAAACGATCTAGATGTAATTCAGTTCCTCTGTTCGTTGCCAATGAAAACGTTGAAGACGCGGAAAAAATTAACTTGAATTTGTCATCACTGAATTCTCCTTCCCGTGATTTGAGCGAATTGGGAAGTAAAAGCAGCATAATATCAGATACTAACAGCAACACTAATATTGAAAGAGAGGGCTTTATACATGACATCCAGGCTTATTCTTCAAAAGCACTTTGCACTGGGAAAAACGACGACAGCTGGCTCTGA